Part of the Lolium rigidum isolate FL_2022 chromosome 6, APGP_CSIRO_Lrig_0.1, whole genome shotgun sequence genome, TGGACCTCACCAAACGCCTCGCCCCGCCTGACATCTCCAGTGAATTCATTGATTTTCATCTTGAAAACACGCGTAACTATATCCGGTCTATCAACATGCCTTTGTCCAGCCTCTATAAGAAGCGCTTCAGTTATTTCATCCCACTTAGGGTTGCAAGTAAATGTAATGAAAAGATCGGGCGCTCCGAAGACCCGACAAATAGCCATCCCATCCTGGTAATTCTGAATCATGTATCGAGGTCCACCAGTAAAACTCGAGTGTAACAAATACTGCACCCCAACATTTTTACCACTGGAGTTTCCCTCACCAAGAGCATCAGAAATACCCTGATATGTCTCGGACCGAAGCGTGCTCTGATTCCAGAAGTGGTAACTTAATCTGCATGACTCAACACAGGAGTAACAATCCACAAGAAGTTGCTGTGACAATCGGCCACAGGAATTTGGGAGCAATTTGGGAGGAGCCGACGCCGGCTGTTGCTCTCTTCCGTATGCAACCCTGCTTGATGCATCGCCATTCTCATGGTGAGCCTTCCCTCTGTATCTCAATATGTTGGTGAGCCTTTTCTATGTGTATCTCAATCTCTCAATCAAACAACACAAGGGAGGGGCCATGGTTGCAGGAGAGTTCTCAATTGgaaattttcattttttctttcATGTTGGCTGATCTAGCCACAGGAATTCAAGAAGAACCAGGAATTCAGGAAGAACAGAAGAGAAAAAATATAGAGGTGCACTTCTACTCTAACTCAGTTTCTTTTTCTAACTAGGTATCTTGCTGTAACCAATAGATTGTTATTGGTTCACTGAATTTTTCGTTGCATAACACCTCCTGTTTTGTACCAGTAAAACCAGTTTGTAGACAAAGGTATATGTAATCCCATCATTATCTTTGTTTGCTGCATGATCATCATAATTTGGTAGTATGGTGCTGTACTTCAGATTGTGTTTATTTTTCACAGTATGACGAAGAATATTTCTTTGGAGCCACCGTTTTTTGCTTGGACAATCATGAAAACAGGTTTGTCACATGGATCCCTACTTCAAGGTGCATGATTGAGAACATGGCCTGGGGCTCATGAATTCATATTTGTTCTACCATGAGCATGATGGCCTCCCAACATTTTTTGATCCTGACTCCCGAGTCCAGGCTCCCAAATTGTAGGCTAGCACGAACATGATGGCCTGGGACTCATGAATTCCTATGTTGTTCTAGCATATGGGGGTAATTTTCCATGTCATGTGCAGCAGCTGGGTGTTTTCCAAGCAAGAACATAATCATGATGTGCTAGGTTATATTTACGCTGTTTTCCAAGCAAGAAGAATATTCAATGCATTTTCTCTATTTTCATTGCAGCAATCGCAATAGCTTAATCTAGAGAGCCAGACGAGTCTCACCAACGCTTCAGACAAACAAACAAGCACCTGAACTttgtggcgcggcccagggagcACTAGAGATTCAACAAGGCAACCTCTATCCTTGAACTACTGGAAGATTATCTTTACTATGAAGTTACCGATCATGGGTCTTTGTTCCTATTTTACAGCCCTAATGGATTGTTGATACTGTATTTTGCAATAGAAATTTCCTTCTCAAGCTTACAGTTTTACAACTCACTTTGTTACCAAGCTAAAATGTATGGTTATAGGTACTAAATGTTCATGCAACAGTGTGTATTTTCTCATATAATATTTTCCGTGAAATCTTCGTATGTACATTCAATGTACTTTATGGCCAACTTTTGTATAGCTATTTTAATGTGAGattatttttatttctttctaCAGTAGTTATATGGCACTCCTGACTGGATTGGTATTTCGGTATAAGCATTTAATTTTCAGGTCTAGGTTTCTCTTTTTTATGCATATACATTTCCATTTTTATGCAACTCAAAGTGAGTGTACAAAGAAGTAATTATTACATGGTCATGTGACAGCTAATTAAGTCTATGAATCATCATTTTTATGTAACATCATTCATCTAATTCAGTAGCAGCACCCTTTAAGTGATCATAGGACATGACCATGTGTATATTCAGTTATTCACCAAGGGAATCCATCAACTCCCCAGCTCGGAAGTCACTATAATAAGCCATTGGAATGACACAAAGGAGCATGTAAGGGATGACTTCAGTAAATAACACAACAAATACACGGCATGTTCATTTTCTTTGCCATGTTAATACAACAGTTCTAATGGGCGGCGCTTCAGAAAGCATGAATTGCCTAAGGATAACTGATTTAGTAATAAGCACACACATTCAAGCACACGAACATCAATTTAATCATGTCCAATTGACTGAATCGTCACTCCCAATATTCAGTACAATCTAAATTAACCTTTGAAACCACAAATCAGATGCTGAAAGAAATATCTGGCCTGCATGTTTACTAAAAAATTCCTATTGAAGATCTCACTAAAAGCATATTCCGAGCAACATGAAACTAAACACAATGTAAAATTGACACAGCAACAGGGCAAAACAGGCTGACCTGCCTGCTGCTGGGGTGCGAGAGCTGGCACCGGATACTCATCAACAGGTTGATCTGCTCCGTCGACTGCAGCTCGGCCAAGTTGGATGGGCAGCTCATGCTGGAAAGCGTTCAGCGCCTGCTGATAAGACACCAAGACCTGCTGATCTTGCATCTCCTGGATTGGCCCACCTATACCATACGAATTGGAAACGCTGTGAAATTACTAGCTTTTTCACGAATTGAAGTAGAACTTATCAAGCTATCATACAGAACACGAAATATTATTTCTTGAAACGATACGACGCGTGGAGCAGAGAGGCACGGCCGAAACAATGCGGGATGGGGAGCAAGACTAACCATGCCGCTGCTTTGGCGGGAGAACTGCCGCCGGATCCACATCAACTCCATCCAGAGGTGGATCTGCTCTGTGGACGGCCACTGGTCCAAGCGGGAGTCCACGTCGTCGTCCACCGGGAAGGCTCGGAGGCGCGACATCCCCATGGCTGCAGCGGTGGTGATTCGAGGACCCAAGGCAGGAAAGTGGGTCGCTCAGAGCATGAGAACGAGTGGGCAGGGGAGCGCCCCCATCCGAAGGTGGTGCCGGTAGCGGGCGGCAACCAGGGCTCGCCGGAATCGAGGTGGAAAGGATGGGCTGTGAGGGAGTGAGCTGAGACCTGAGAGAGAGGAGTGAGGACAGCGGTCGGTGGGTCCGTTGTTTCCTCTCCGTTGTTGCCAGCCGCTGACTAACTTCGTGACAGTATTACATTTTCCAGTGTTTAAATAATTAGCACTAATTCAAGCTTAAGAAGTCACGGGCGCGGCTATTTCGACAGAAATAATCTAAGGATAAAACAAATTTGGAAATTAAAACAATTTCACGAAACTAACCTGTTTTTGCCGCGCCTGTATCCAGGGCGCCACAGCCCACTGTGTCACGCCATAGATCGCGGCGCTGCACCTGCCGCCAGCGTGGACAAGCGGGTCCCATGTACGCTGGTGTCACGCCCTCGAGCTCGGCGCTGCACCGTGGTGTGCCACGCCGTGGACCGGGGCGCGGCAGCTCAGCTTCGGTTTCGCTGGGCGCTAATCTCCTTGCCTGCCAGTGCAGCGGCGTTTGATGGACATCAACGTAGGACTTATGATGATCTGAATCGGTGGCTCTGAGAGGCAATTTATGGTGGGTCAGGTGCTAACGCAGACAAAACCCGACGTACGGTCGGTGGCCGCGCGCATGCCCGCATGGGTAACAATCGTGTACAAGTATACAAACGTGCACCTGATCGATCCACTGCAAAAAATTGAGTAGCTAGGTTAGCTCATTTGCACGTACAGCTACGTTCCAACCCTTTGGAAAATCATAACTCTTGAACAGGTTGTCAAAACTGTAATCTGTTAATATCATTATAATGTATGATCGATTTCACACACTGTGACTTTTGACTAAATATAAACGACATGTTTAAGAAAtggagttagggcatctccaatgggtcaACGCAAATCGAACGCCAAAATCGACCAGCTGCGTCCGTCAGTGTCGGCCCGTGGACACcgaaatagtttttttttttaccgcgcgtccgtttacgtctAGGTGTACCTCTAGCGCTCGACGCATATTATATTTTCTAACATTTTTTCATTCAACTGAAAAAGCGTAATGTACACACGAAATAAAGGAAAAACAACAATGAACAAGGCCCTAGACTACTTGTTGCCCCTCGGGGCGGTTGACGGCCCGACCACGTCGTTGCCTCCCAACCTCCTCAGCTTCTCCGCTGCCCGTCACTCCATCCGACACACGGTCGCTAGAGCTCAGTGAGCCGTCGCGTCCTCCAGCAGCCGTTGCTGCATCGCCTCGTTGGCGTCATTCTCGTCCTTCTTCAGCGTTCCGAAGGACGCGACTAAGGTCCTCTGGTCcgtcgccttctcctccgggtcaGGCCGCTCCAGTCGAAGTCGAAGTCGTTGGACTCctccgcggccgccgcctccctACGGCTTGCTGCTCCACGTCGAATGCCGCGTGGGCCGCCCGTTCCTCCTCTGGATTCTGCTCCGCATCAGCCATGAACTTCGCGTCCATGGCCGCGTCGATGACGTTGTTTGAGCTATGTTCGTTCAATGGCACCTTGCACAGCTTCACCCACCCCTTCGTAGCCGGCGTCTTCTTCGGGGACATGTGGGAAACGGCGATTGTCGGGGGAGCATGCactagagaggagggcgggagctGGAGTGGCGGGCGGGAGAAATGAAGCGGCGGGAAGGGAAGGAAATTGGGGAATAGAAGTAGGGATTTGGTGCTAGTGACCATCAGGCGGCCCACGGAAAAAATTCAACGTGCCGCGGCACGTCCAAAGGGGTCGGAGCGGGGTTGCCGGGTGACGAGGACGTTTGACCGTATGCACTGATTTAATTAATTCTGGAGTATAATATGACACCTATAATTAAATGATGGTATTGAAAATCAAAATAGCAGTAGCAGCACTGCAGCAGCTAGAGGAGAAGATTGTCTTCACGATGACTTGGATACCTAGCTAGCTTCTTTAAGCTTAGCTTCTTGGTGGATTGATGCATGTACACGTGCATGCATGCATACGTTGCTGGCCGGTCGGACAATGCGGACATACGCAAACGTGTACTAGTACTAGTATATTTGTGTATTGGTGGAGATGTACTCAGCTTTATACCTTAAGAAGGAACAGAAAATAAAGCGCACACGTATGTTGAGAGATCCCATCCATCCTACTTCACGTTGCAGCTTACAGTATTCATTAAGCGCTAGATGTGGTCTAACCAAACAGCAACATCCTGCTCAGTCCCAAATCGATCGGGTGTAGCGCCTCATCCCTCGGCGTGACACCAGTTTGTGCAACGCCCCACTTCAGGGCGCTACACACAACCAAGATGCGGGACCCACGTGTCCACGCTGGCAAGTGTGtcacgccaagcaccacggcgcgaCATAGATGTCTGCAACGCCCTAGACTCTGGCGCGGCACAAAAAGGTTATTTTGTAAAATTGTTTCGTCCGAAGTttatttcttgaatttgtttcgcGTAAGGGTTAATTTTGTCGAAATtatccacgggcgcggcgtgcgccgcgccaccGCCTGCTAGTACTCCTTAGTTTTATATCAAGGAAGGATGGAGCCTCTTAGTTTTATAGTAATACTAATAAAAAATCCTTCTCAGGTCTTTTTCTTGTTTTCACAATAAAAGATGAACCTATTGTAGCGACAGAGACACACATAAATATGTATCACGTACTCTTGCCTATCTCAAGTTCTCAACTCGATGCTCACATATTGTTACTTCTGATTGCGCAATCTTCTCCCCTCAAAAGAATTGTTTGATCCACTAAATTGATGCAACGTCTTGGATGCAAGGCAGGTACATCGTCGGTGCAGAACTTGAGAACAAAACAACATGTAATCAGGTCCTACATGGATCCAAGACTATGATTCACATATACATGAAGTACGTCGTGGATTAGGAGTCCTATTATTGTAAAAAAGGAAATGACTCTGACAAAAACGATTACCTGATGTAGAAGCCATGCCAATTGCATAATCAAAGAGCCGGATCCAAAAAAATGATTAGAAAATCACACAGAACAGCTAGGTTACTAATGATCCAACATTGCAAACTTCTCCAGATCAAGAGAGCTGGAGGATCTGATGGGAAATAGGTGCATAAACTGCTTGTCTATGTCACGAATCCCGGATATATTTTCTGGAGCGAGTAATGGGTGCTGGCCATCCCTAGCTCCGGTGGATGGATGCATCAAATTAGCGCGGACGATTATGCAAACTTCCTCCGAGACAACACGTCGAGAACTATTTGTAACGACTCATAGCTGCTTGCAACTTAGTCGATCTATTCCCTGGGATGTACCAAGTGTTGGATAGATAGCTAGTGGATTGATCGATTGTGCTCCTCGTAGGTGTGCACCCTTGTTTTACATCgccgatgatttttttttttttgaaaaatttaaatatattaatAATCAACAGAGAGTTTGTTACAATCATGCAAAACAAAGTTTGACACGCAGGTCGGAACAGATTGAAGTAAAACACCACCACTCAACTCTCTACGACCTAATTGGCATAATTCATGAGCAACTGTGTTGCAACTTCTATTGATCTTGACAAAGACCACTTCTCTATCAGGGGGCTTTTTTAACTTGAATTCTGTTGCAATTTGTCCAATAATCGAACGATCTTCACTACCGTCTTCAAAAGCCTTCAGGATTGAAGAGCAGTCCGATTCGATGATCAAATCCGCACTAGGTTCAGATAAATAAAGCTTCAGACCTTCTAGACAAGCAAGTGCTTCCCCCATGGCAGCAGATTCACAAGCAGGAATTACATCGCCGATGATGGTAATGCTGAAAAAATATAGAGACCCAATGTTGTACTACAGAGAGATGTATGAAGCTAACAAAGAACATCGGACCTACCTCTGTGTGATCTTTGATCGTACCTAGCTCTTGGCTATCTCTATGGTGCAACTCTTTGATTGATCTTGCAGGAGTGCATGTGCACTGGTGGTCTCTTGCATCATGAGGTACACGCTGTTTGATTCAACAACTGACGTAATCAACTGATATTGGTTGAGCAGCTCACGATCTGATTAACCGGAAGTAGGGGATCCTATTACGTACCTGAGATTAGCGAGATTGCTTCCACGTGAGCTGAGTGGAGGGGCAATGCTGCGGCAAACATCGGAGACGGGCATGACGCACGACCGGCATGATGTGGATGACGCTGCAGGGCAGGGATGACGGCAGAGCGGCCTCCACGGCGGATGTTCTCCGGCCGGAGAAAATCTTCTAGTCCTACCGTCGACTCGGACTCCGCAAGTCACAGGAAACATCAGCTTGGCATAGAAAATTTCAAGATCACGATTGCAGCAGATGTAATCGGGCGAGAGATAATCGGGCAAGAGATAATCGTATACTCTCGTGCGAATCAGTTTTTGTTCCGCGTCTATATTCTAACCGACTTTATCCTAACAATTAAGTTTCAATCTGAACGGTTCGTTAGTTGGTGCTTAATCTAGACCATTGGTtatttgttgttttaattatataatgaaCGGTTCGTTAGTTGGTGCTTAATCTAGAccattggttgtttgttgttttaattatataattgattgattgattgatgATTGattgatagatagatagatatcaAGAGATATGTAGGTAGACTAGCACagaacccgtgcgttgctacggtgccGCCTAAATTATATAAAACCTTCAATATATCTAAACCTCTATGATCAATCGATCGGAAATAATATATGCAATCTTTAATTGAAGTGTTTTTTGTACCATTAGTTGCGAAATTAATAGAACATTAGTTATAGACGGGTAACGCTGGAAATGATATCATCGATTAATACTGAAAATCACACGACATCAAATTAATGATGTAATGTATTGATTGATttttttagtactccctccgtttgaaAATACTTTTCGTCGATTTGCATGTATAGTTATAGTGGAAATCATATCATCGATTAATACTGAAAATGACACGACATCAACTTAATGATGTAAATGTATTGATTGATTTTttcagtactccctccgtttgaaAATAGTTGTCGTTGATTTGCATGTATGTAGCGAATCTAGATAAATTTATTATTTGCATAATAGATTAGAATAATGTTAGAGCGTACTGACACGTCCGTCTTAGTTCAGTAGCTAGTATTCTTATAAATTTTCAGCACATCATTACCTTGCAGAATAGGATTTGTTCTGCTTCAGAAGTGCAGGGGAGAGGCACTTCAGAGTTCAGATTATCACCGCTCTTCCACGAAAAGGGCAAGGGTAGCAGAGTAATCTGATGATCCATCAACCAGTTCTCATTACGGGGAATCGGGGATACATGGCTGCTCTTGTGAAGGAAGGATTGCATCAAAGCTCATAGGAGATGAAGGCGTTGCCACTGCTACACCGAATGAATCATTGGAGAAAGAGGACTGAGATGCGCTTCTGAGTTCTGAGGCCGCTAGCTCCCGCGCACCTCGCCTGCCCCTGGAAGGAGCTCCCGCGCCGCCGTCGGTAGTAGCTCCCATGACACCACGGCCCCGCCGTCTGGACCTACACGAACGGACGAACAGTCCAGCGCCCATCAGCCGATCAGCCAATCGTAGTGCCAGACCAGATGCCGCTCGTCGCCCTCCACCGCCGAGCCACTGTCGTGTTGCCGGCGAGCATCCTTGGCATGGCTGCAGCTCCGTGGCCCCCGGAGTTTCCATCGCATGGGTGCAGCTCCATGGTGGCTAGTGGCTACCGAGCTCAGATAGAGCGAGCACGCGGCCTAGCCTCGCTCAGCTCGAGGTGGCGACAGCCCCGGCGGATGTGACGTGCGCGAGGTGGATTAAGGGGTCCCGCTCACGGTGGAGGAGGCCAGCGGCAGCTAATCTTCTCGGTAGAGGAGCCCGGGGCGGCGGCGTTCCGATGGTCTCGAGGAAAATTCGATAGGGAAGGGAAAAGTCTGCAGCGTTGGTTGATTTTTCAGTTACCGAGGGGCTAAAGTGCAAAACAGGCAGCGACGTACGACGTACGGTCCCATaggaatttaatagtaaagatatgatAGACATTTGGGTTTGAGTGGAATTCGAAACGAGTCTATGCTTGTGTGAGTATTCTTTTTTCCGGCTAGCAAGAGATCtagaagcatgcaatagtatccatagtgCTATTCATTCATAATCAAACAATTTCAATTAAATTTAAGAATCTATGTATACTAGTAATAAGCATCACTAAATAAGGCACATAGAAAATTATCACTCAATAAAGCATTTGAAACTAATAGTAATATGCACAATATAAATTTCAGCTTTTTAATTTACATCCCTCTTCATCTTTtaataatatgcaacttgtttttattcaagaaaTGATAATTTATTTTAGTAGCTCTTTTGTAAGAATGCAAGGCATTTTTCATGTTggtcttatttatttcaaagcaaAACTAGAAACAAAACTAATAAAGGACCCTGCAAATCTTTGCGATCATTCTATGTTGCTAAAAAAcaaggtttagggttgtgcaaacGGACAATTTTAAGATGAGTTCAGTGGAGTGCCttgggcacccccaagcttatggttgatgcatgtaaaatgcatacatgaactttgtcctttatcatattgaagtcccacatatttgaaatatataatgataataccatgttttacattgatttatggggatttaccaatgatcccctttatttggtttataacttcgCAGAACAAGAAAACCCtgctttgtgtatttttcacttttagagacctatactgagtcaaattgacctgagatttttggagcattattttttcatcgggagaagcactctGGGCACTGGAACCTCACCTTGAAGGACCTGAGGTCCAAAAGagcccaggtggcgcgcccaaacatgtagggcgcgccacctgccCTCTTTCGGCCGTCGATCGTCCAAATTGCGTGATCTTTTCATCCACCGACATATtctgacctaaaaatcactatatatatatggAGAAGAAGATGTCTCGCGAGGAAAGAGCTGCAGAAATACAaaaacacgaaaacggaggctgcagcagagaagattggaggggaaactaCGCCGCGATCACCgccagagggatctccaccttctccaatgtcttcatcgtcatcaccatgatcaagctagggagagtagtccacctctaggcTACTAGTTTGTGGCAGTTGCTTGATTTATTCCTctaatgttcttcatagttcttagtgccatatgagctgcctcacatgattatggccatatttgtaatacttatgcgatggatccttattctatgatattgtgctatgagatctgatcgtattatgtgtaagatgttttgatatatgcatattatgtaccccgttcttaagtatttgttctgatccaacatctatgtaaGAGCGTGTAtgtggtgatgtgtgtattagatggagtaacatggttttagtgattgaatagtgacaacaaattcgtgATCTATcatggctttgccttttcttttgctacctcactagggataaggtGAATGCAtctgctatgttcgtcacgtgacaaaagtgatgatcttgtttggtcaaggtagcatatttgatattcaaacatcatgtcaaagtacttacggctatactctgttaattcttactTCAACATttcatggagttttccctttcttctcGAGTATAAAAGAGAT contains:
- the LOC124662236 gene encoding uncharacterized protein LOC124662236; amino-acid sequence: MSPKKTPATKGWVKLCKVPLNEHSSNNVIDAAMDAKFMADAEQNPEEERAAHAAFDVEQQAARRLAPSETEAELPRPGPRRGTPRCSAELEGVTPAYMGPACPRWRQVQRRDLWRDTVGCGALDTGAAKTVSQRLATTERKQRTHRPLSSLLSLRSQLTPSQPILSTSIPASPGCRPLPAPPSDGGAPLPTRSHALSDPLSCLGSSNHHRCSHGDVAPPSLPGGRRRGLPLGPVAVHRADPPLDGVDVDPAAVLPPKQRHGGPIQEMQDQQVLVSYQQALNAFQHELPIQLGRAAVDGADQPVDEYPVPALAPQQQAGQPVLPCCCVNFTLCLVSCCSEYAFSEIFNRNFLVNMQARYFFQHLICGFKG